One stretch of Caloenas nicobarica isolate bCalNic1 chromosome 4, bCalNic1.hap1, whole genome shotgun sequence DNA includes these proteins:
- the LOC135988527 gene encoding claudin-22-like encodes MALVHRPMMQLSGILFSLVGWVLSCLTTYLPQWKNLNLELNELEIWTMGLWQACVVQEEGGMQCKDFDSFLALPPELRISRILMFFSNGSGLLGLLVSGFGLDCLKIGERQQEQKKRLLLFGGMLFWISGITATVPVSWVAHSTVQEFWDENIPDIVPRWDFGEALFVGWLAGFCLILGGSLLNCTVCSTEIHPSSVRYTVAEQQDQCQHLETETGP; translated from the coding sequence ATGGCCTTGGTGCATCGACCAATGATGCAATTAAGTGGCatactcttctctctggtgggATGGGTCCTATCCTGTCTCACCACCTATTTACCCCAGTGGAAAAATCTTAACTTGGAACTGAATGAACTGGAGATCTGGACCATGGGACTCTGGCAAGCTTGTGTTGTCCAGGAAGAAGGGGGGATGCAGTGCAAGGACTTTGATTCTTTCCTAGCTTTGCCTCCAGAGCTCAGGATTTCTAGgattttgatgtttttttccaatggaTCAGGGCTTTTGGGCCTCTTGGTCTCAGGATTTGGGTTGGACTGTTTGAAAATTGGTGAAAGACAACAGGAACAAAAGAAGCGGCTGTTGCTGTTTGGAGGAATGCTCTTCTGGATATCGGGGATTACAGCTACTGTCCCAGTTTCTTGGGTTGCCCACTCCACAGTCCAGGAATTTTGGGATGAGAATATACCAGATATTGTTCCCAGGTGGGATTTTGGGGAAGCGTTATTTGTTGGCTGGCTTGCTGGATTTTGTCTCATATTAGGAGGATCCCTTCTTAATTGCACAGTCTGTTCGACTGAAATCCATCCATCTTCGGTCCGTTACACAGTAGCAGAACAGCAAGATCAGTGTCAACACTTGGAAACTGAAACTGGGCCTTAA